From a region of the Geothrix sp. 21YS21S-2 genome:
- a CDS encoding Fic family protein produces the protein MKSGDYPFLWQSNDWPEWRFDLAALADPMAKASHAQGLLLGRLADVGLDTRARANLAALTEDALKTSEIEGEILDAHSVRSSVARRLGIDIGTLAPVDRHADGVVDITIDATINSQARMTRDRLFGWHAALFPTGYSGLSRLRVGAWRDDAKGPMQVVSGPTGREHVHFEAPPAARLEAEMDRFLRWTDDKPVEPPLIRAGLGHLWFVTLHPFDDGNGRLGRAIGDLLLARADGSSQRFYSLSAQIQRERKAYYAILEQTQRGSLDVTLWLAWFLDVLHRAVLRAQIALDEVLAKGRFWQRWAGLALNERQVKLLIKLLDGFKGNLTTSKWAAIAKCSQDTALRDINDLVMHGVLRKRDAGGRSTSYELNRTQP, from the coding sequence ATGAAGAGCGGAGATTATCCCTTCCTTTGGCAATCAAACGATTGGCCAGAATGGCGTTTCGACCTGGCGGCCCTAGCCGACCCAATGGCGAAAGCCAGCCATGCCCAGGGACTGCTGCTCGGGCGCCTCGCCGATGTGGGCCTGGACACACGAGCCCGGGCCAACCTCGCGGCCCTCACCGAGGATGCCCTCAAGACCAGCGAAATCGAGGGAGAGATCCTGGATGCGCATTCGGTCCGCTCATCCGTCGCCCGCCGCCTGGGCATCGACATCGGAACCCTTGCCCCTGTGGACCGACATGCCGACGGTGTCGTGGACATCACGATCGACGCCACCATCAACAGCCAGGCTCGAATGACCCGGGATCGGCTGTTCGGTTGGCATGCCGCCCTGTTTCCCACGGGGTACTCCGGCCTGTCCAGGCTACGGGTCGGCGCCTGGCGTGACGATGCCAAGGGTCCCATGCAGGTCGTGTCCGGCCCCACGGGCCGTGAACACGTGCACTTCGAGGCACCGCCCGCGGCCCGCCTGGAAGCCGAGATGGACCGGTTTCTCCGTTGGACCGACGATAAGCCCGTCGAACCGCCACTGATCAGGGCCGGGCTGGGCCACCTGTGGTTCGTCACCTTGCATCCCTTTGACGACGGCAATGGCCGCCTCGGACGCGCCATCGGCGACCTGCTCCTTGCGCGCGCGGACGGAAGTTCCCAGAGGTTCTACAGCCTGTCGGCCCAGATCCAGAGGGAAAGAAAGGCCTACTACGCGATCCTGGAGCAGACCCAAAGGGGGTCTCTGGATGTCACGCTTTGGCTCGCCTGGTTCCTGGATGTCCTGCACCGGGCGGTCCTTCGGGCCCAGATCGCGCTTGACGAAGTCCTGGCCAAGGGCCGTTTTTGGCAGCGCTGGGCTGGACTCGCGTTGAACGAACGCCAAGTCAAGCTGCTCATCAAGCTGCTGGACGGATTCAAAGGCAACCTGACCACCAGCAAATGGGCAGCCATCGCCAAATGTTCCCAGGACACGGCCTTGCGGGACATCAACGACCTGGTGATGCACGGCGTACTCAGGAAAAGAGACGCCGGAGGCCGCAGCACCAGCTACGAATTGAATCGAACCCAACCCTGA
- a CDS encoding TetR/AcrR family transcriptional regulator produces MQAAIALADGDGLAALTMHAVAERLGFTTMALYRYFPNKEALMDAAVDAAMGRPPERCGPRGGWRQEVKHWAHAKRAMLCSRPWLAELPFVAAPHGPNWLSWHEAFLQAIADTPLSPEDRMDMLSVVHGYVSGASDTAISLARALSRGIPAEAWAKAVGADLRRAINDPRYPNLSAILTSQSGGITDSSPMPVRAGRPRTMEEGFDFGLERVLDGIECYLNLNAGS; encoded by the coding sequence ATGCAGGCCGCGATCGCCCTGGCCGATGGAGATGGCCTTGCAGCGCTTACGATGCACGCGGTCGCCGAAAGGCTCGGGTTCACGACGATGGCGCTTTACCGCTACTTCCCGAACAAGGAGGCGTTGATGGACGCGGCCGTCGACGCCGCCATGGGAAGGCCGCCGGAAAGGTGCGGTCCGCGGGGGGGCTGGCGTCAGGAGGTGAAACACTGGGCCCATGCGAAGCGGGCGATGCTGTGTTCGCGGCCCTGGCTGGCGGAATTGCCGTTCGTGGCGGCTCCCCATGGCCCCAACTGGCTGAGCTGGCACGAAGCGTTCCTTCAGGCCATCGCCGACACGCCCCTGAGCCCCGAGGACCGGATGGACATGCTCAGCGTGGTCCATGGATATGTGAGCGGAGCCTCGGACACGGCCATCTCGCTCGCCAGGGCCCTGTCCCGCGGCATTCCAGCCGAAGCGTGGGCGAAGGCCGTGGGCGCGGACCTCCGCCGGGCGATCAACGACCCGCGCTACCCGAATCTGTCCGCCATCCTCACCTCGCAATCGGGAGGGATCACGGATTCGTCGCCGATGCCGGTGCGCGCGGGAAGGCCGCGCACGATGGAGGAGGGCTTCGACTTCGGCCTTGAACGGGTGCTGGACGGAATCGAATGCTACCTGAACCTGAACGCAGGCTCCTGA
- a CDS encoding L-serine ammonia-lyase, iron-sulfur-dependent, subunit alpha: MASAATWHLGSLSAICGAANAAGIGIASAFVFLEGGSHEQVSLAVNTMVGNLAGMICDGAKIGCAMKTLTGVEAAFRAASMALAGMGIPATDGIVGKDGRASLSNLGRLAQRGMAGVDTEILRIMQDKLRP; the protein is encoded by the coding sequence ATGGCCTCCGCGGCCACCTGGCACCTCGGGTCCCTCTCCGCCATCTGCGGGGCGGCGAACGCCGCGGGCATAGGAATCGCGTCAGCCTTCGTCTTCCTGGAGGGTGGCAGCCACGAGCAGGTGAGCCTTGCCGTCAACACCATGGTCGGCAACCTGGCGGGGATGATTTGCGATGGGGCCAAGATCGGTTGCGCCATGAAGACCCTGACCGGGGTGGAAGCCGCCTTCCGGGCGGCCAGCATGGCCCTGGCGGGCATGGGCATTCCTGCGACGGACGGCATCGTCGGGAAGGACGGAAGGGCTTCGCTCTCCAATCTGGGACGGCTGGCCCAACGGGGTATGGCCGGCGTGGACACGGAGATCCTGCGGATCATGCAGGACAAATTGCGACCGTAA
- a CDS encoding sensor histidine kinase: MSCGDQDTLAELRRQLAARDKTIEVLIRRQLDIRARESSTLHFLEQNLTLEKVVERKTQELAAERAELQKTLAELKQTQVRMLQMQKMESIGQLAAGIAHEINTPTQFVADNITFLRSTLEPLLALIDASLILVGKMRETSSNAEQLSDFDSLRDAADLEFVREQAPLALAQCSEGLSRIAGIVKAMKTFSHASSGVMELEDLGAIARSAVTVSQSEWKHVADLELEIDPDLPPVACLRDEIGQVVMNLVINAAHAIGEQIERGKLARGRIELSLRLTGDQVELRVADNGTGIPEEIRERVFEPFFTTKPVGRGSGQGLALAFSTIVEKHKGQILLAPRDGGGTCLLARWPLRQ; the protein is encoded by the coding sequence ATGAGTTGCGGAGACCAGGACACCCTGGCGGAGCTGAGGCGCCAACTGGCCGCCCGGGACAAGACCATCGAGGTCCTCATACGCCGGCAACTCGACATTCGAGCCCGTGAAAGCTCAACCCTCCACTTTCTGGAACAGAACCTCACCCTCGAGAAGGTCGTCGAGCGGAAAACCCAGGAGCTGGCCGCGGAGCGTGCGGAACTGCAAAAGACGCTCGCGGAACTGAAGCAGACCCAGGTTCGAATGCTCCAGATGCAGAAGATGGAATCCATCGGCCAGCTCGCCGCGGGGATTGCCCATGAAATCAACACCCCCACCCAGTTCGTCGCCGACAACATCACCTTCCTCCGGTCGACGCTGGAGCCCCTCCTGGCTCTCATCGATGCATCCTTGATCCTCGTCGGAAAGATGCGTGAGACATCCAGCAACGCAGAACAGCTTTCCGACTTCGATTCCTTGCGGGATGCAGCGGATCTCGAATTCGTCCGGGAGCAGGCGCCCCTGGCCTTGGCCCAATGCTCCGAGGGACTTTCCCGCATCGCCGGCATCGTCAAGGCGATGAAAACCTTCTCCCACGCTTCAAGCGGCGTCATGGAACTGGAGGATCTCGGGGCAATCGCCCGTTCCGCCGTCACGGTTTCCCAAAGTGAATGGAAGCACGTCGCGGATCTGGAGCTGGAAATCGACCCGGACCTGCCGCCCGTGGCCTGCCTGCGCGACGAGATCGGGCAGGTCGTCATGAACCTGGTGATCAACGCCGCCCATGCCATCGGCGAGCAGATCGAGCGGGGCAAGCTCGCCAGGGGGCGGATCGAACTTTCCCTCCGCCTCACGGGGGACCAGGTGGAACTCCGCGTGGCGGACAATGGAACGGGGATTCCAGAGGAAATCCGGGAGCGGGTCTTCGAGCCCTTCTTCACCACCAAGCCCGTGGGCCGCGGTTCCGGACAAGGGCTCGCCCTCGCCTTTTCCACCATCGTGGAAAAGCATAAGGGGCAGATCCTCCTTGCGCCCCGCGATGGGGGAGGGACCTGCCTCCTGGCCAGGTGGCCCCTCCGTCAATGA
- a CDS encoding FIST N-terminal domain-containing protein, with product MDDSVRHGMTQDPDPRVAVADLKSQVGDAGLDALFFFCSSSYDLDQVAAELQRSFACPIIGCTSAGQVGPHGFQKGGMAATGFRGGNLSMVPHLIHPLAGFQDQVVGIAAAIREEAPSGRLHPFGFLVIDGLSMMEERVTSAIYLALGNTPIIGGSAGDDLGFTRTFVYFDGRFLSDAAVLASFRARGPVVPFMLKHFIPGRQNLVITEADADRRLILEVNGEPAAAVYARALGLPLEELNAKVFSQHPFLMSIGTEHHVRSIARALPDQSLALYCAIDEGLVVSIGESVDPFALLDRTLAEVRQKAGDPLAVLACDCILRRLEFENLGNDGAVGALMASRQVFGFSTYGEQFNGIHVNQTLTGIVLGRPGAA from the coding sequence ATGGACGATTCGGTGCGGCACGGCATGACCCAGGATCCCGACCCCCGGGTGGCGGTTGCGGACCTGAAGTCCCAGGTTGGAGACGCGGGTCTGGATGCCCTCTTCTTCTTCTGTTCCTCGAGTTATGACCTGGACCAGGTCGCGGCGGAACTGCAGCGGTCCTTTGCATGTCCGATCATCGGCTGCACCTCCGCGGGGCAGGTCGGGCCCCACGGCTTCCAGAAAGGCGGAATGGCAGCCACGGGCTTTCGCGGCGGGAACCTGTCCATGGTGCCCCACCTGATCCATCCTCTGGCCGGGTTCCAGGATCAGGTCGTCGGCATCGCCGCTGCCATCCGGGAGGAGGCCCCCTCGGGGCGGCTGCATCCCTTCGGCTTCCTGGTGATCGACGGGTTGTCGATGATGGAGGAACGTGTGACTTCGGCCATCTATCTGGCCCTGGGGAATACGCCGATAATCGGTGGTTCCGCGGGCGACGATCTGGGTTTTACCCGGACCTTCGTCTATTTCGATGGCCGGTTCTTGAGTGATGCGGCCGTCCTGGCCAGCTTCCGGGCCCGTGGCCCGGTCGTGCCCTTCATGCTGAAGCATTTCATTCCTGGCAGGCAGAACCTTGTCATTACGGAGGCGGATGCTGACCGCCGCCTCATCCTCGAGGTCAATGGCGAGCCGGCCGCCGCCGTCTACGCCCGGGCCTTGGGCCTCCCTTTGGAGGAGTTGAATGCGAAGGTTTTCTCACAACATCCGTTCCTGATGTCCATCGGGACGGAACACCACGTGCGCTCCATTGCCAGAGCGCTCCCGGACCAGTCCCTGGCCCTGTACTGCGCCATCGATGAAGGCCTGGTGGTCAGTATCGGGGAATCCGTCGATCCCTTCGCCCTGCTCGACCGGACCCTCGCAGAGGTGCGGCAGAAGGCTGGCGACCCTCTCGCGGTTCTGGCCTGCGACTGCATCCTCCGGCGACTGGAATTCGAGAACCTCGGAAACGACGGTGCCGTGGGAGCGTTGATGGCCAGCCGGCAGGTCTTCGGCTTCTCCACCTATGGAGAGCAGTTCAACGGCATCCATGTGAACCAGACGCTTACGGGCATCGTCCTGGGAAGGCCCGGTGCGGCATGA
- a CDS encoding HD domain-containing phosphohydrolase → MNEKVLFVDDDESLLESVHRNFKKRYDLELAASGAQALKAMETSGPYAVVVADMAMPGMNGIEFLKKAQVLAPDTIRIMFTGHPGPVTLLESINSGQVFRFLSKPCDTEEISRVVDAGIRQYHLIAGERDLLEVTLTRSIEAMTGILEVLDPAVYLAAQTLAHRAALVARAMGVADDWSITLAALYSPLWLVSLTSEVRLQWARRKLEDPAGKAQLSAAIERAANLLQPIPKLEGVAQIVRYQGKNLDGTGIPEDSIRGEAIPLGARVLRALQDFNAIEQSVKSKYVALEELRMQRGRYDPVVLATLSVTMESFVK, encoded by the coding sequence TTGAATGAAAAGGTGCTTTTCGTGGACGACGATGAAAGCCTGCTTGAATCGGTCCATCGCAATTTCAAGAAACGCTACGATCTGGAGCTCGCCGCCAGCGGCGCGCAGGCCCTGAAGGCGATGGAAACGAGCGGACCGTATGCGGTGGTCGTCGCGGACATGGCGATGCCCGGCATGAACGGGATCGAGTTCCTGAAAAAGGCCCAGGTCCTGGCCCCTGACACGATCCGCATCATGTTCACGGGACACCCCGGTCCCGTCACACTGCTGGAGTCCATCAACAGTGGCCAGGTCTTCAGGTTCCTTTCAAAACCCTGTGACACGGAGGAAATCAGCCGGGTCGTGGATGCCGGCATCCGGCAATACCACCTGATCGCCGGGGAGAGGGACCTCCTCGAGGTCACGCTCACCCGCAGCATCGAAGCGATGACCGGAATCCTCGAAGTCCTTGACCCTGCCGTCTACCTGGCCGCGCAGACCCTGGCCCACCGTGCTGCCCTCGTGGCCAGGGCGATGGGGGTGGCAGATGATTGGTCGATCACCCTCGCAGCACTGTATTCGCCCCTCTGGCTGGTGTCCCTGACATCCGAGGTGCGGCTGCAATGGGCCCGGAGAAAGCTTGAGGACCCAGCCGGGAAGGCCCAGCTCAGCGCTGCCATCGAGCGCGCCGCCAACCTGCTCCAGCCCATCCCGAAGCTGGAAGGCGTCGCCCAGATCGTCAGGTACCAGGGGAAGAACCTCGATGGGACGGGCATACCCGAGGATTCGATCCGCGGCGAGGCGATTCCCCTGGGGGCCCGCGTCCTGCGAGCACTCCAGGACTTCAACGCGATCGAGCAAAGCGTTAAGTCCAAATATGTTGCATTGGAGGAATTACGAATGCAGCGCGGCCGATATGATCCCGTCGTCCTGGCCACCCTCTCAGTGACCATGGAGTCCTTCGTGAAATAG
- a CDS encoding HDOD domain-containing protein, translated as MDEKIRVLFVDDEPFVLQGLRRLLRDMRGEWEMSFEASGAEGLVTLAATPFDVVVTDLRMPGMNGAEFLNRVRDLYPETIRLVLSGHAEMDLILQAEGAAHQFLTKPCDPDLLRSVIRGASLVGRNLKGHAIRKILGGISHLPVIPGTYLEIQKLLTSETTTVADLGAVVQRDPGLTANILKLVNSSYFGLRQRVSSPTEAVSFLGVETLKAISLLHGVFQQMKGSPPEFRCLHLWSHSLGMARASQAIAALEGLDRTGRSDSFTSGLLHDVGLLLLISALPEHYNQIYRMVAEGPLEIAEAETQVMGIHHGEVGGYLLGLWGLPNAVVEAVSRHHDRFDPEKTINPTSIIQGAEFLSMAQGDRMVFDIHRKLGPLEPASLAGDRLQAWKAVADPFFNPEAILE; from the coding sequence ATGGACGAAAAAATTCGAGTCTTGTTTGTAGACGATGAGCCATTTGTGCTCCAGGGGCTCAGGCGACTCCTGCGCGACATGCGCGGGGAATGGGAGATGAGCTTCGAGGCCAGCGGCGCGGAAGGCCTGGTTACCCTTGCGGCAACCCCTTTCGATGTGGTCGTGACCGATCTCCGGATGCCCGGTATGAATGGAGCGGAATTCCTTAACCGAGTTCGAGACCTCTACCCGGAAACCATCCGGCTCGTATTGTCCGGACATGCTGAAATGGATCTCATCCTGCAGGCGGAGGGCGCGGCCCACCAGTTCCTCACGAAACCCTGCGATCCGGACCTGCTGCGGTCGGTGATCCGCGGGGCGAGCCTGGTGGGAAGGAACCTGAAAGGCCATGCCATACGCAAGATCCTCGGAGGCATTTCCCATCTCCCCGTGATTCCCGGCACCTATCTCGAAATCCAGAAGCTGCTCACGTCCGAGACGACGACCGTTGCGGACCTCGGAGCTGTCGTTCAACGGGATCCGGGGCTTACCGCCAACATCCTCAAGTTGGTCAACTCTTCCTATTTCGGTCTCCGTCAACGGGTTTCAAGCCCGACGGAGGCCGTTTCCTTCCTGGGCGTGGAGACCCTGAAGGCGATTTCCCTGCTCCACGGTGTGTTCCAGCAAATGAAGGGAAGTCCTCCCGAATTCCGCTGCCTCCACCTTTGGAGCCACAGCCTCGGCATGGCCAGGGCTTCCCAGGCGATCGCGGCCCTGGAAGGCCTGGACAGGACCGGGAGGTCCGACAGCTTCACGAGTGGCCTTCTCCATGATGTGGGCCTGCTGCTGCTGATCTCTGCCTTGCCCGAACACTACAACCAAATTTACCGGATGGTCGCCGAGGGGCCCCTGGAGATTGCCGAAGCGGAAACACAGGTCATGGGAATCCACCACGGAGAGGTCGGAGGCTACCTCCTGGGACTTTGGGGGCTCCCCAACGCCGTGGTCGAGGCCGTTAGCCGCCACCATGACCGGTTTGACCCGGAAAAAACGATAAATCCCACGAGTATCATCCAGGGCGCGGAATTCCTTTCCATGGCCCAGGGTGATCGGATGGTATTCGATATTCATCGCAAGCTTGGGCCGCTGGAACCTGCGTCCCTTGCCGGCGACCGGTTGCAGGCATGGAAAGCCGTGGCCGACCCCTTTTTCAATCCGGAGGCGATCCTTGAATGA